cagagcaatacggtcctaaagaatgtggttagccctaacatgtaaagttcaccgccatgagacgagctcgactcactgtactgtaagtggttattacttataattaagttgccttaaatttctgcatgcgagagggtaacattattttcatgtaaaattgatgatcaaaatgatcttgatgtgtattggtttgtgtggttcaggagtttagaaatgcctcctagaaggtcagttagagtgggtcgaggtcgaggtcgaggccaaggccaaggccgAGATGATGGAGGGATCAATGAACCACCTCAAGCACCACAGGGATGGGAAGAGCGCATTGCCGCACTGGAAGGAATCATTCATAGGCAGGATGAAGAACTTCGTCAGCTGAGACGTCAACCGGAGCCGCCAGTCCAAATAAGGCAGGATGCAGAAAATAGAGACCCACCAGCTGCAGTGGTATATCCTGCTACAGAGGCTAGACATGAGTTGTTAGCAGAGAGATTTCGGAAACAACACCCACCTGAGTTTGAGGGAGGCATAGACCCGGTAGTGGCTGAGGAGTGGATAAGTCGCATAGAAAGCATTTTGCAGATGCTAAGGGTGGATGGGAATGACCGAGTGAAGTGTGCATCTTACATGCTGAGGAAAGATGCTCGTATCTGgtgggaggtggtggaacaaacaaaggatgtagataccatgaactgggacgatttcaaaagggtctttaatgagaagtattataactcAGCAGTTCTAGCAGCAAAGGTCGATGAATTTACTGGGTTAGTCCAAGGGAGTCTTACTGTGactgagtatgcacaaaaatttgaTAGATTGGCAAAATTCGCTCCAGATCTGGTACCTACTGATAGAGTGCGAGCACATCGATTTGTGGAGGGCCTGAAACCAATGGTTGCTCGAGATGTGGAAATTGTGTCAAGGGGTCAATTCAGTTATGCTCAAGTTGTCGAAATGGCTCTTACGGCGGAGCGGAGtgaaaacaaaatttggaaggaaaatgctgCCAGGAGAGAATCTAAGAAAGGTGGAGCCAATTCTAATGACCACAAGAAACGGGGACAGGACCAGTCCGGGCAGCCAAGTCAAGACAAGAGGTACAAAAGTGATAACGACCAACGATTTAATGGCAGCAGTGGGCGAAACATTCCAGAATGCCCTAAATGTACCAAACGTCATCTCGGCGAGTGTCGCGCAAAAGCATGCTACAAATGTGGAAAAGAAGGACACATCAAACGCAATTGCCCACTGTGGGGACAGACTGGGAGCAGAGCAGAACCCAAGAAAGATGACAAGTATGTTCCAGCCAGAGTTTTTGCCATCACTCAAGCAGAAGCTGAGGCCAGTCCTTCGGTTGTATCAGGTCAGATTCCTATGGACAACACCACTTGTAaagttttgtttgattctggtgcaactcattcctttattgctagcacaattgtaaatcatataaatgcaccgagtgaattatttactgtggggtttgggaccatgttaccatctggggaggttgtaatctctagaagttggcttaggggtatacctgtcaggatagatggtagagaattatttgtagacctgattgtattagatttatttgattttgatgtaaTCTTGGGCATGGATTTTCTTACCAAATATGGAGCATCAATTGACTGCAAGCAAAAGAAAGTTGTTTTCACACCAGAAGATGGAGAGACTTTCGAGTTCAGGGGGGTAGGAAAGAAACCCCGCACTCCTATTATTTCGGCAATGAAGGCTGGGCAACTATTACagcgtgggtgcttagggtatctagttaatgtggttgatgacaccaagaaaattgaaagaaagccGGAGGAAACACGGGTAGTTGCTGAGTTTCTTGATGTATTTCCAGAGGAGTTACCCGGGTTACCACCACACAGAGAAATCGAATTTGTGATAGAATTAGTGCCCGGAACAGCACCAGTTTCCCGCGCACCATATAGGATGGCACCATCTGAATTGAAAGAACTGAAAATACAGTTGGAAGAATTGCTTAAGTTAGGGTTTATCAGACCTAGCTACTCTCCGTGGGGCGCACCAGTTctatttgttaaaaagaaagacggtactatgagaatgtgcatagatTACCGAGAACTGAACAAGGTGACTATAAAGAATCGGTACCCATTACCGAGGATTGACGACTTGTTTGACCAGCTTCAAGggaaaaatgtattttctaagattgatcttcgttcaGGATACCATCAGCTAAGAATCAAAAATGAAGACATACCGAAGACAGCCTTCAGAACGAGATACGGACATTACGAGTTCATggtgatgtcatttggacttACAAATGCCCCAGCAGCTTTTATGGACCTCATGAACCGAGTCTTCAAGGAATATCTGGATCGGTTGTCATTGTATTCATAGATGATATTCGATTTATTCTAAGACGGAGGAGGAACATGAGGAGCAACTTACGCTTGACCTTACGGCGGCGAGAGAACATCAATTGTATGCCAAGTACAAAAAATGTGAGTTACGGTTGTCCGAGGTTGCATTTTTGGGCCACATTGTCACTAACGGGGGAATAAAAGTAGATCCCGCTAAGGTTGCCGCGGTGAAAGAATGGCCTAGACCACAGACCGCCTCAGaggttcgaagctttttgggtttagcgaggctattatagaaggtttgttgaggggttctcaaagatagccacaccttaacagaattaactaggaagaatctaaaattttcctggtcagacaagtgtgagcaaagcttccaagagttgaagaatagacttatctcagcaccaatcctcagtttaccaacagaagagggacaatttgcggtatattgtgatgcatctaaacaagggttgggttgtgttctaatgcaagaagggaaggtaattgcttacgcttcaaggcaattaaaagaatacgaacagagatacccgacacatgacctagagttagccgcagtggtttttgcactaaaaatctggcgtcattatctctatggagtgaaatgtgaaatctacaccgatcataagagtttaaagtactttttcacccagagagagttaaacatgaggcagaggagatggttggagctagtcaaagactacgactgcgagataatgtaccatcccggtaaagccaatgtggtagcggatgcactcagccgtagaggtcccggactagtttccactttacaaggagtatcaagggaattagtggaagacatggaacgagctggtatagagtttattacagggcaacttgcaaaggtcacacttcaatccactttgttagaaagaattaaggaggggcagacgacagatcaaaagctcagtgaactaaagcaagaaattttgaatagtaacgccaaagattatgaaatatcagacacaggattaATTCGGTTCAAGGGACGAATTTGTGTGGCCGATAATGATGAGCTCAAGAAGGGGAtattggtagaagctcatactacaccttattcagttcatcccgggaccactaaaatgtaccatgacctaaaagcattgtattggtggcctggcatgaaaaaggatgtagttaaatttgtggccaaatgcttaacatgtcaacaagttaaagcaGAGCATCAAAGACCAGCGGGATTGTTACAACCACTGAAGctccctgaatggaagtgggaagagatttccatggattttgtgactgGGTTACCTAAGACTACAAAGCAGCATGACGCCATTTGGGTAGTCGTCGATAGGTATACAAAATCTGCCCATTTTCTACCAGTACGCATGACTTACTCCATGGACCATTTTGCTGAACTTTATGTGAATGAGATTGTAAGATTACATGGGGCACCGTATTCTATTGTTTGTGATCGAGATGCTCGGTTCACTTCGTCTTTTTGGGAAAGCTTACAGAGAGCAATGGGAACTCGATTGAAGTTCAGCACTGCATATCATCCAGAGACAGATGGTCAGACTGAGAGAACAAATCAGATCTTGgaagatatgttgagggcatgtgtgatagatttccaaggatcatggagcaaatacctgcctttgattgaattttcttacaacaacagctatcagtctactatcggggtagcaccctatgagatgttgtatggaagaaaatgcaggTCTCCACTGCATTGGGATGAGTTGGGAGAGAACAAACTCCTAGGGCCAGATGCAGTTCAGCACACCAACGAAGCTATTCAGAAGATCAGGGCTAGAATGATCACGGCTCGGAAGCGGACGAAATCTTACGCAGACCTGAAGCGGAGGGACATTGAGTTCAAAGTGGGTGATCATGTGTTTCTTCGAGTGACACCACGAAAAGGACTCTCAGTGAAGAGATTTGGTAAGAGAGGGAAACTAAGTCCTAGATATGTTGGTCCATTTCAGATATTGGATAGAGTGGGCAGTGTAGCTTATAGAATAGCTTTACCGCCATCATTATCTGGGGTGcacaatgtatttcatgtatctcaactccgaaaatatgtgtcagacccATCGCATGTTTTGAGCTATGAAACACTGGGTTTGCAGGAAGATTTGTCCTACAATGAACGTCCGGTAAAGATTCTTGATCAAAAGGATAGGATTTTGAGAAATAAGACAATTACCTTGGTGAAAGTCCTATGGAAAAACAGCGTGGTTGAGGAAGCTACTTGGGAGCTAGAGTCTGATATGCGAGAACAATATCCAGAATTATTTGagtaaaatttcgggacgaaattttcttttagagggggataattgtaatatccgctaactccgaaagggtatttttgtaatatttttttttttagcggagagtatttttttattattttacatatttatgggtttaaatatgtatgagatttttatgatgatataatatttgatattattggcatgtgcataatgcctaatagatatatatatctggatattgttatatgggtatatattattattattattattaattattaaaattaacgtattattattattattattattattattattattattattattattattattattattattatatttaatgttattattaatattgt
Above is a genomic segment from Cannabis sativa cultivar Pink pepper isolate KNU-18-1 unplaced genomic scaffold, ASM2916894v1 Contig3, whole genome shotgun sequence containing:
- the LOC133033119 gene encoding uncharacterized protein LOC133033119; its protein translation is MPPRRSVRVGRGRGRGQGQGRDDGGINEPPQAPQGWEERIAALEGIIHRQDEELRQLRRQPEPPVQIRQDAENRDPPAAVVYPATEARHELLAERFRKQHPPEFEGGIDPVVAEEWISRIESILQMLRVDGNDRVKCASYMLRKDARIWWEVVEQTKDVDTMNWDDFKRVFNEKYYNSAVLAAKVDEFTGLVQGSLTVTEYAQKFDRLAKFAPDLVPTDRVRAHRFVEGLKPMVARDVEIVSRGQFSYAQVVEMALTAERSENKIWKENAARRESKKGGANSNDHKKRGQDQSGQPSQDKRYKSDNDQRFNGSSGRNIPECPKCTKRHLGECRAKACYKCGKEGHIKRNCPLWGQTGSRAEPKKDDKYVPARVFAITQAEAEASPSVVSGQIPMDNTTCKVLFDSGATHSFIASTIVNHINAPSELFTVGFGTMLPSGEVVISRSWLRGIPVRIDGRELFVDLIVLDLFDFDVILGMDFLTKYGASIDCKQKKVVFTPEDGETFEFRGVGKKPRTPIISAMKAGQLLQRGCLGYLVNVVDDTKKIERKPEETRVVAEFLDVFPEELPGLPPHREIEFVIELVPGTAPVSRAPYRMAPSELKELKIQLEELLKLGFIRPSYSPWGAPVLFVKKKDGTMRMCIDYRELNKVTIKNRYPLPRIDDLFDQLQGKNVFSKIDLRSGYHQLRIKNEDIPKTAFRTRYGHYEFMVMSFGLTNAPAAFMDLMNRVFKEYLDRLSLYS